The genomic DNA TAATCATTTTTGCTATGGTTAAATTTGTTTCATTTATGGGAATAAGACGCAGGGATTTAATAGTGTCCTCCTCTTCTTCACGACAAATAATATAGCTTCCTAATAAGGCAATGACAGCAGGAAGAACAAAAAAAGTTGACCAAGGTTGTACTGCGTCCATATACCAACCTGCATTGTCTATATACCGTGAACCGTCATAAACGCTCTTTAAGCCATAATGTAAATCTGGGTCATTATATACATCCTGCCCTCCTGCAAAAACTATGACTGCTATCATAATGGATGCAAAAACTGTAATCCAAACAATTTTTGAACGACGAATTTTTTGACATTCAGCCCAAAGTAATTTCCACATTATCTACACCTCACTTTCTTCTTCCTAGTGCAATGTTTGCAAACAATACTGATACAATACTCCAAATACAAATACAAAGAAATGCTAATGGGACATTAATTTCCTGTGAAAATATAAGACCTGGAATGTCTTTATTTCTCATGATAATAACTCCCATACTGGATAAAGGGTGTAAATACATATTTATTGTCATTATAACAAAACCGGAAAAGGCATATACCAATGTGATACAAATTGGGAGAATGTATCCTTTTTGAGATGTAGCGATTGCCAAAATCGGCAACATTACAAAAGCAGTGATTACACCAATTTCTAGACATTTTTTCAACAAATATAAAATGCTTGCCCAGCTAAATACGACATATCCAGAAAGTACACTAAATAACACAGAAGCAACGGCTGTAATCAGCATAAAACAAATAGAGTAAATCAAAACAACGAAAAATTTACTAAAAAAGTATCCCATTTTACTAATAGGTACAATCCAAAGCTGTTTGAGCATATCATACTGGTTTTCTTCGTGTATAAGCATGGTGCAAAATATACCCAAAACAACGGGCAAAATAATCCAAAGTGTATAACCAAATGCAGACCATTTATAAAACTTTGTTGGCTCAACACCTGTTTTACCAAAATAATTGAAGTATAGTAGTGCGAAAAACGGCATAATGAGAGCAGACAACAACATCAGCCAAATAAGTTTCCTACGACGCAGTTTAAGAAATTCTGTTTGAATAAGTTTAAGCAATGCCCTCTCCTCCTGTGATTTTTTTAAAGTAGTCCTCTAAAGTATCATTACAAAGTTGAGAACTAATAACAATTACATTCTGCATTACAAGTGCTTTATTGATTTCACCCATATCCAGATTAGTGTTATAAAGGTGTAACGTGTAGTCATCTTGAACGGAATAATCCTTCGTGTTAAATTGACGCTCTAAAATAAGTGATGTCTTCGGAATATCTGAAACTTGTAGCAGGATATATTTACTGTTTTTCTTTTCTAGTTCACTCATACTACTTTCTTCCAAAAGAACACCGTGGTCGATAATTCCAATATCATCAGCCAACAATGAGATTTCTGAAAGAATATGACTGGAAATAAGAATTGTCTTTCCATGCTCAACGCTCAAGTCCCTAATAAACTTTCTCATCTCCGCAATACCAATAGGGTCAAGACCATTGGTTGGCTCATCTAAAACTAACAGTTCTGGGTCATGCAGGATAGCGTTGGCAATACCAAGTCGCTGTTTCATGCCAAGTGAATATTTACTAAACAGCTTTTTATTTTTATAAGGTAAGCCTACAATTTCCAATGCTCTTTTTACAGAATTAGGGGCGGCTGTACCACGCAGTTTTGCAAAAATCTCCAAGTTCTCCGTTCCTGTCAGATTAGGATAAAATCCTGGCGTTTCGATAATTGCACCGATACGGGGATATACCTGTTTTTCACGTCCCTTAATATTCTCTCCAAATACATCTACCTCGCCATACGTGATTGAAGTCAATCCTAAAATCATTTTCATAATTGTGGTTTTCCCAGCTCCGTTGCGTCCTAACAGACCATATATTCGGCCTTTTTTTACATGGAGATTGACTTTGTCAACTACTGTTTGATTCCCATAAATTTTTGTAAGTTGCTTTGTTTCAATCACAAAATCATTCATATATAATTTCCTCACTTTTAATAAATTTGTTTCTACAAAAGATAGTTGATACAACGTCAAAATCAACTACAATTAGAATTATAAAACATGAACCTTGCCAAAACCTTGCCATAATCTTGCTTTTATCTTGTTTTAGAGTAAGAAAGCCTCGTACTTTTACAGGGCTTTAGGAAGCAATATTGTAAATTCTGTTCCCATACCGGGAGTGCTGTTGGCGGTAATATTTCCCTTATGAGCGTTAATAAGTTCCTTTGCAATCGCCAAGCCTAAACCATTTCCCTTTGAAGCTCGTGAATGGTCGCATTGGTACAACCTTTCAAAAATATGTGGGAGATTGTCTGAAGATATACCTTTCCCATTATCTGTTATTATAATTTGAGCTTGCTCTTTGTTTTCAAAAATTCTCAATGTCATTTTGTTGCCACTACTATGGGTAATAATATTTTGTAATAGGTTATTAATGATACGGGTATATGCATTTGCGTCTATACGTAAGAAGTACTCTATTTCTGGTATATCAAATTCATATTCAAAATGACTGCTTTCTAAAACAGGTATCCAATCAGATATAATATTACGGGATAATTCATTCAAGTCAAAAATATCAAAATGAAAAACTTGTTCCTTAGAATCCAATTTTACCCATTCAAATAGATTTTCTACAAAATTCTTTAAGTAATGAGCCTTATTAGACGCAACATGGATATACTCGTCTTTTTCCTCTCCTACAACAATTTTACTTTCTACTGCTTCCAAATAACCGACCAAAGAAGCAAGTGGAGTTTTTACATCATGGGAGAGACTTGTCATTAGCTGTTTGTAGGCTTGTTCTGATTGTTTTTGCTGAATAAGTTGAAATTGGCTATTGATTGCTATTTCGTTAATATCATAGCAAATTTGTTTTGTAATGTCGTTTTCATCTGTTAAAATACGTCGATTAAGGTTTCCATTTTTTATATCCTCTAAAGCATCTTTTATAAGTGTAAGTTGTATTCGGACACGTAGCAGGACAGAAACAAGGTACGCTATAATAATCAGGCTAAGAACCAATATCAAAAGCAGATAGACACTTGTATTCATGTTAAGCCTCCTTATTAAAACGATAACCGACACCACGAACTGTCAAAATATAAAATGGATGGTTGGGGTCTGGTTCAATCTTTTTTCTCAATTTACTGATGAAAGACATGATGTTACTATCGTCAAAAGCATATTCTTCTTCCCATACTTGTGTATAAATCTGTTTTTTGGTAAACACCCGTCCCTTATTAGAAGCCAGAAAAGCAAGTAAATCAAATTCTTTGCTTGTAAGTTGAACAGGAATATTATTGACAGAAACAATTCGGTTTGTCTTGTCAATAATCATGCCATTTATTATTATGCAATCTGTGTCTGTTATAAAAGCAGGGTTTAACATAGTATACCGACGAATAAGAGAATTGACACGAGCCATAAGTTCGTTTATGCTGAACGGTTTTGTTAGGTAATCGTCAGCACCTAAACGTAGTCCGGAAACTTTATCATCCTCGTCATTTTTAGCAGTAAGCATAATTACTGGAATATTACTTGTTTCTCTAATTTTTTTCAGAACTTGAAAACCGTCTATATCTGGCATCATTATGTCCAAAATTACAAGAGAGAGTGTGTGTCTATTTTTATCGACCAAATGTAGACCTTCTGCACCACAATGTGCAGTAATAGCAGATAAATTTTCTTGCTCAACACATTTTTTCATAAGAGCACAAAGTTCTTTGTCATCATCTATAATTAAAACGCTATTCATATTGTACTTCCTTTCTTCTTTTTGTTCTACCATCAACAGGCTTTTCTGCGTTCTTTGGTATCAGCCACATATACCCGAGTTTTGAAACTCCTGGTATGCGACTTTCTTCACATAGTTTTTGTACTCTTCTTTCAGAAATACCCCATTTTTTTGCTACTTCTGGGCAAGACATATATTCCATATTTCAATCATCCTTTCCTCATAATTTATCAGCATATATTATATACGTATAGACGAACAAAATCAAGAAATATCAGTAAGTAGTACTCTTAATTTTGTAGTGATAAAATGGTGCATGGTTTTACTTAAAATGGGGAGATTAAAAAATCAATTTTAGCTTATATCCTTTTATGCTAAAATGGTGATAAGAAATGAAACAAATACTATTTATATAAAAGGGGTAAAAATATGGATATAATAGATAATCTAAGGGTGCAAGGGGTAGATGAAAAACTTATTGAAGATGTACTGTATTTTAGAAATTATTATGGATTAGAAAAAGATTTAGAATACAGAGTAACAAAGTCTAAAACTTATTTTTATGGTAAAGATATCTTGTCTATGTGTATAGCAGCTATTTTAGAAGAAGAAAATATATTATTATCGGGACCAAAGGCAACAGGAAAAAACTTACTTGCTGATAATCTAGGGGAAATATTTAATAGACCTCAGTGGAATACATCATTTCATATAAATACAGACAGTTCAACACTTATAGGTACAGATACATTTATAGACAATGAAGTTAAACTTAGAAGAGGCTCAGTTTATGAGTGTGCTATTAATGGAGGTTTTGGGGTATTTGATGAAATTAATATGGCAAAAAATGATGCTATAGTTGTGGTACATTCAGCTTTAGACTATAGAAGAATAATTGATGTACCTGGGTATGAGAGAGTCAATCTACATCCAGCAACAAGATTTATTGGGACTATGAATTATGAATATGCAGGAACAAAAGAACTTAATGAAGCACTGGTATCTAGATTTATGGTAATAGATATTCCTCCTATAGAAGAAGATAAGTTAATGATGATTTTAAAAAATGAATTTTCAGATGCTGATGAAGAAAAATTAATACACTTTGCAGGAATATTTTTAGATTTACAATTGAAGTCTCAAAATGGAGAGATATCTAGTAAAGCTATTGATTTACGTGGTCTTATGGCATCTCTTAAGACTATAAGAAGAGGATTAAAACCAACTCTTGCAATTAATATGGGACTTACAGGAAAGACTTTTGATGTATATGAGAAAGAAATGGTTGGAGATGTAATTAAAACTAGAATACCTAATAAATGGGAGAGTATAGATGTGTTTCCAATAAGTCATATTTAATATAGGTGAGATTATGAAATGGATATATGATGATTATGAATTTGAAAATAGAGCTAATAACCTATCATGGACAATAGCTGGTGATTACAATGAAAGTATAGATATATCAGAAAAAGATTACTCTTCAAAAGAAATAGGTCTATATTTCGCAATAATTGCAGGTGCTAGAAGAAAGTATGTAGATTGGGATATAGTTAAAAAATATCTTACAAATAGAATAAGAAAAGGATACAACAAAGATATTATACTGGGTCTAATTCAAGTCATATTAAATACAATAGTTGAAGAAAAGGTCATTAAAGATAGGCCAGGGATAGAAGACATAAGAAGAAATGCTTATAAAGATATTGTTTCACGTTTTACCAAAATACACAATGATAATATTATGGATAAAATTAAATACACATTTGTACTTTATAGTATGGACAAGCACCCAGCATTAGATAGTATGACTAGAAGAATAGTTAATGATATAAGAAATATAGATACCAATCAAGATATTATGGAGATTTTAAAAGCATTAGATGTTATATATTTAACTTATTTTGAATACATATTAAATGGAGAAGAAAATAGTCTTATTGATGAAAATAATGTAGAAAGTGTAGAAGTAAATTTTGATACATTTGCTGATTTCATGTATGAAGAACTTTATAGTGATGAAGAAGAAAATATTATTGAAAGTGATATAGATTCAATATCTTCATCCATGCTTGTAGAAGGTGTAGGGGATTTTGATGATTCTAAATGTAGCAATTCAGCAGACCGAGTTATATATGTTGATGAAGACACTGCAAATAAGATATATTCAAAAATAGAACATTATTATGGAAAAACTTATTTGAGTAAAGGTGAAATTAAAAAAATTGAGACACAAAATTGTAGAAATGTTCATGAAGGTTGTAGAATACACTTTACAGATGGAGTTCTTAGAAGTGAGTGTAATAATGTATTTCAACTAAAATATGTAACAAGACAAAAAGAAAATAATTTAGGAAAATTTAGAGAACATGCTAGAATGTATAGACAGCAAATAAAGAGATTAAAAGAAAGTCTGTCAAGAATTTTAATAGAAGAAAATGCTAAAAGTAGAGTATATTCTGATTGTGGTACTATATTAGCAAATAGAGCTTGGAGAGTTGGTAGAAGTAATAATAATAAAATATTTTATAAAGATATAGAAAATGAAAAAGGGAAATACGTTATTGATATATTATTGGATGCAAGTGGCTCTCAAAGTAGAAATCAGGGAAATGTGGCAATTCAAGCTTACATAATTGCAAATGCTCTAACAGAAGTTGGCATACCAAATAGAGTGATGGGATTTTCTAGTTTTTTAGACTATACAATATTAAAAAGATTTAAAGATTATGATGATAGTATAAAAAATAGTGAAAATATATTTGAATATTTTTGTGCTGGTAATAATAGAGATGGTTTGGCAATAAAATCTATATGTAGTGGTCTAATAAATAGAGATGAAGAAAATAAAATCCTGATAGTTCTCAGCGATGGAAGACCAAATGATGTAAAGATAGGAAAAAGTAGTGAGAGAACATTAAGAGGAGAAAAGGCTTATAGGGGTATAGTTGGTTTGAGAGATACAGCCAATGAAGTGAGAAAAGCTAGAAAGCAAAATATATTAGTATTAGGAGTATTTACAGGAAAAGAATCAGAACTTGAAGCTGAAAGATTAATATATGGAAATGATTTTATATATTCAAGAGATATAACTAGATTTTCTGATGTAGTTTCAATGTATTTAAAGAAGATAATTAGAAATTAATAAACTTACAAAAAAGAATTTATATACATAAAAATATAAAAATGAATAAAATTTATAAAAAATGTAGAAATTTTCACAGAAAAGGTATACAATGATTTATATAGAAAATGATTTAAGAATAATTTAAAAATTAAATATATAATATTATAGGTTCTTTAAGCAAGATTAATAGGGAAAAAGGTTAAATTCCTTTACAGCCCCCGCTACTGTGATGCAGACGAAACTTTTGTTAGCCACTATGATGATATTTTTTATATCTCATGGGAAGGAAGAGGAGTAGGATGAAGCTAAGTCAGGAGACCTGCCTAAAATATTAAAGTAATTTCTTCGGGGATGGAGAAAGTTTCTTATAATAATTATACAGATATGTTTGTTTTATGTGTTTGTATTTAGATTGTGGAAAATTAGAAGCCTAACCATCGAGTTAGGCTTTTTTATTTTATTAAATAAATCAGACATGTATTATTATGTTTTAATTATTAGAAAGGGAGAGAGGGATACTAAGATGAAACAGAATATTAAATTAGGGGTTATAGCTGCACTTATGTTAATCATTTTAACTCCAGTTACATCAAATGCAATGCATATAATGGAAGGTTACTTACCAGTAAAATGGTCTATAGCATGGGGAGTTATATTTATACCATTTTTCTTATTCGGATTAAAATCAATAGGTAAAATAGTAAAGCAAGACCCTAAAAAGAAAGTATTATTAGCTTTATGTGGAGCATTTGTGTTTGTATTATCAGCACTAAAAATACCTTCAGTAACAGGAAGTTGTTCACATCCTACTGGTGTAGGTCTTGGAGCAATAATGTTTGGACCAAGCGTAATGTTTGTTCTTGGAACTATAGTTTTAATATTCCAAGCATTGTTATTAGCACATGGAGGAATAACTACTTTAGGAGCTAATGCTTTTTCAATGGCGATAATAGGGCCAATCGTATCATTCCTAATATTTAAGGCTTTAAAGAAAAAAGATGGAAATAATGCTATTCCAGTATTTCTTGCAGCAGCAATAGGAGACTTAGCCACATATACAATAACTTCAATACAATTAGCACTGGCTTTCCCAGACCCATCAGGTGGGGTAATGGCTTCAGCAATTAAATTTTTAGGAATTTTCTTTATGACTCAAATACCAATAGCAATAGCAGAAGGTATACTTACTGTAATTGTATATAATTTAATTACAGAAAACGGAGAAAAAAGCATACTAGAAAATAATGATAAAGGAGTTAAAGCTAATGAGTGCTAAAACAAAAACAAAAACTAACATATTATTACTTTTATTAGTAGTAGCTCTTATTATATTCCCATTACTTGTCAACTCAGGTGCTGAATATGGAGGAGCAGATGGTCAAGCTGAAAGTGAAATTACTAAGATAAATCCAAATTACAAACCATGGTTTAGCAGTCCATATGAGCCACCAAGTGGAGAAATAGAAAGTTTATTATTCTCTGCACAAGCAGCTTTAGGGGCTGGTGTAATAGGATACATATTAGGTCTTCAAAAAGGAAAGAGAAGTTAATCATGCTTATAATTGATAAATATGCATATACAAATAGATTGAGTAAAGTAAATCCAAACAAAAAAGTAGCCATAGGAGTAATTTTTCTGATTGCTTCTATGGTAATACAAAATATATTTATTTTAAGTGGAATTATGATTTTAATGAGTATTTTGGTTGTTTGTGTGGCTGGAATAGATTTAAAAAATTATTTAAAATTACTTAGAATACCAATGTACTTTTTATTTCTTAGTATAGGAATAACTCTTGTAAATATATCTTTTAATAAAGCAGATTTATTATATAGTTTTGAATTTTTTAGTTTTAATGTAGGAATATCAAAGGCGTCTATTGACATGTCTATTCATGTGTTATTTAGAGCGATGTCTTGTTTGACTTGTGTGTATTTTTGTATACTTACAACACCTTTTAATCAATTAATATTCTTTTTTAAAAAACTTCATTTACCTGACACTTTTGTCGAGTTATCAATGTTAATATATAGGTTTATATTCATATTTTTAGAAGAATTTTCAGAAATATACAAGTCACAAGAGCTAAGATTTGGATATATAAATTTAAAAACTTCATATAAATCCTTAGGTATTCTTGGAAGTATGCTGTACAAAAGACTTATGACAAGGTATGATGATATGTGTATATCATTAGACATAAAATTGTATGATGGTAAATTTCACATAGTAGGGGATAATGATGTTTAAAATAAATAATTTAACGTATCAATATGAAAAAAATACCAATGCACTATTAAACATTAATATGGATTTTTCAAAGGGAAATGTTATAGGTATAATAGGTTCAAATGGTTCAGGAAAATCAACATTATTTATGAATTTAATGGGTATATTAAAGCCTACATCTGGAGAAATTCTTTTTAAAGAAGAAAAGTTAAAATATGATAAGAGAAGTTTATACAACCTTAGAAAAAATGTAGGTATTGTGTTCCAAGACCCAGAAAAACAAATTTTTTATTCAAAAGTATATGATGATATAGCCTTTGCAATGAGAAACATTGGTATGGATGAAAAAACAATTAAAGAGAGAATAAACAAAGCTCTAGTAGCTGTTAATGGAATAGATTTTATAGACAGGCCAGTACATTTTCTTAGCTATGGACAGAAAAAAAGAGTGGCAATAGCATCAGTTATAGCAATGGAAAATGAAATTGTATTACTTGATGAACCTACAGCTGGTTTAGACCCAGTAAGTACTAGGTCTATTGTAGATATAATAAAGGGATTAAATAAAAATAATATAAAAATAGTAATATCCAGTCATGATATGAATTTAATGTATGAAATATGTGATTACATATATGTATTGGATAAGGGGATTTTGATTGATGAAGGAAAGGCAGAAAATGTGTTTATAAATGAAAATAATATTATACAAGCTGGTCTAGAATCCCCATGGTTAGTAAAAGTACATAGAAATATGAATTTACCCTTATTTAAGAAAGAAGAAGATTTGTATAAGTATTGGAAGGAAAGAGAACTTAATACAAATAAATAATTAAGCCCTAAACCTATTTTAAAAAAATAGATTTATATATAATAACCCTTAACCTAGACCCCTTAAAGGTGCCTTATGATTCCCCAAATCATAAGGTTATTTTTTTTATTAAACAATGAAATAAATTATATGGAAAAATGTTATTTAATTGTAATATATTGGAAATAATCTATTAATATAATACATAATTATAATTTGAAGTAATTCATATTTTAGATTAAAATATATTTATGGCTGTTAACAGGAGGAGAAATATGAATTTAGATACATTAAATCCTGCTCAAAGAGAAGCAGTAGAAAAGACTGAAGGTCCAGTACTTATACTGGCTGGTGCTGGTTCAGGTAAAACTAAGGTATTAACAACAAGAATAGCATATCTTATAGAAGATAAAGGTGTACAAGCACCAAATATATTGGCTATAACATTTACAAACAAAGCTGCAAATGAAATGAGAGAGAGAGTTGAACAAAATATAGGTCCTGAAACTAAGGATATGTGGATAAGTACATTCCATTCTTGCTGTGTTCGTATACTAAGAAAAGATATAAATAAGATTGGTTACAATAGAAGTTTTGTAATTTATGATTCAGCAGACCAAGTTACATTGGTTAAAGACTGTCTAAAAGAATTAAATTTAAGTGATAAAGTGTTTGAACCAAAAGCAGTTATAAGTGCAATTTCAGGAGCAAAAGACAAACTTTATACTCCAAAGCAGTTTAAAGATATCAATATGGCAGATAATAGAATGGTTAAGATTGCAGATATTTATGCGCTATATCAAGACCGTTTAAAAAGAAATAGTGCACTTGACTTTGATGATTTAATACTTAAAACTGTAGAACTTTTCAAGGCTAATGATGAAGTGTTAGCATATTACAGAAGTAGATTTAGATACATAATGGTAGATGAGTACCAAGATACAAGTAAAGCTCAATATGAATTGATAAAATTATTAGCAAGAGAACATCAAAATATTTGTGTTGTTGGAGATGATGACCAAAGTATTTATGGATGGAGAGGTGCAGATATAAGAAACATACTTGAATTTGAGAAAGATTATGACAATGTACATGTTGTAAAGTTAGAACAAAATTATAGGTCTACACAAGTGATATTAGATGCAGCTAATAAAGTCATATCTAATAATATAGAAAGAAAAAGAAAAAAGCTTTGGAGTGAAAAAAAAGAAGGAGAACTTATAAAGATACAATTAACTGGTAGCGAAATAGAAGAGGCTGATTTCATTGCTGATTCAATTGCACAAATAGCTAGAAAAGAAAATAGACCTTATAAGGATTTTGCAGTACTTTATAGAGCAAATGCACAGGCAAGACCTGTAGAGGACGCTTTAAATAGAAGTCAAATTCCATACAATATATATGGTGGTACAAAATTCTATGAGAGAAAAGAAATAAAGGATTTGTTGGCGTATTTAAGAGTTATTCAAAATCCACAAGATGATATATCTATAAAAAGGATTATAAATGTTCCTAGAAGAGGTATAGGGCTTAGAACTATAGAAAAAATTGAAGATAGAGCTAACTTAAAACAGGAAAGTATATACTCAGTATTAATTGATATAGAAACAAATTCAGATATATCTACTAAGGCAAGGGCAAGTATAAGTGGATTTGTTGATATTATAGGGACTCTTAGAACTATAAAAGAAGTTTATCCTGTTAGCAAACTTATAGAAAAAGTCTTGGATACTACAGGATATATGGACGAGCTTGTAGAGATAAGAAATAAAAATGAAAAAGATTTAACAGGCAAAGGTGAAGAAGCTCAAGACAGAATTGATAATTTGAGAGAATTTATTTCTATAGCTTTGGAGTTTGAAAGTAGTAATGATGATACTTATGAAAATAAAGACTTAGAGACATTCCTAACAAGTATAGCACTTACATCTGAATCAAATGATGAAGAAGACAATGATAGGGTTTCGCTTATGACAATTCATACATCCAAAGGTTTAGAGTTCCCTGTTGTGTTTTTAACAGGTATGGAAGAAGGGTTATTTCCTATATCAAGAGCTATAAAATCTATGAGTGATTCACAAATAGAAGAAGAGAGAAGACTTTGTTATGTTGGTATAACTAGAGCTAAAGAAGAGCTATATATGTCATTGACAGAGAAGAGAACATTATATGGTAAAACAAATGTTGCAATAGCTTCAAGATTTATGGAAGAACTGCCAGAAGAATGTATAGAAAGATTGTACAAAGTAAAAAAAGAACTAAGCTATTCTAAAGCAAGTTATAATATGTTAGATAAATATACTAAAAAGTATATGAGTACTATAAGCAAATCTAAAGTTGCAGATAAAGTTAATGCTACAATAAAAGATTCTAATAAAGAAACTAATCCAGATGATATAAAACTTGGTTCTAAGGTACATCATCCTAAATTTGGGGTTGGGACAGTGGTTTCTATAATTGGTACAGATGTTACTATAGCTTTTGACCAACAGGGAATTAAAAAAATAAATAAAGAATATACAACACTAAATATTTTATAATGGAGGTAAATGAGGAATGGATAGTATAAACTTTGCTAAAAACTTAATAGACTTCATATATGATAGTCCGTCGTCTTTTCATGCAGTCGAGAGTACTAAGGAAATCTTAGATAAAAATGGATTTGAAGAATTAGTTTTGAATCAAAGATGGAATCTAAGAGTTGGTGGAAAGTATTATGTTACTAAGAATTTATCAGCTATAGTAGCTTTTGTAGTAAATTCAGAAGATATAGAAAGAGATGGATTTAGAATAATAGGCTCTCATTCAGATTCTCCTACATTTAGTATTAAACCAAATGCAGAAATAGAAGCTGAAAAATCTTATTTGAAGTTAAATACAGAATGCTATGGAGGAGCAATATTAAGTACATGGTTGGATAGACCTCTTGGGATAGCTGGTAGAGTAGTTTTAAAAGGTGATAGTATATTAAAACCAAATGAAAGGCTTATAGACTTTAAAAAGCCAATTTGTATAATACCAAATCTAGCAATACATTTAAATAGAAGTATAAATGATGGTCATTCATATAATAAGCAAAAAGATATGTTACCTTTAGTTGGGATGTTAAATGATACATTAGAAAAAGATAATTTTCTTATAAAGCAAATAGCATCTAACTTAGATGTAAATATGGACGATATTATAGATTTTGATTTATTTTTATATGAATTTGAAAAAGGAAGTTTAATAGGGGCTAATGATGAATTTATATCTATTGGGAGACAAGATAATCTTGCAATGGTACATGCTAGTTTGAATGCTCTTGTTAATACTAAAGGTCAACATGGTGTAAATGTAATGGCTGTATTTGACAATGAAGAAGTTGGTAGCTCTACTAAACAAGGTGCAGATTCAAACATGTTGTTAAATATATTGGAGAGAATTTGCATATCAATGGG from Clostridioides difficile ATCC 9689 = DSM 1296 includes the following:
- a CDS encoding helix-turn-helix domain-containing protein → MEYMSCPEVAKKWGISERRVQKLCEESRIPGVSKLGYMWLIPKNAEKPVDGRTKRRKEVQYE
- a CDS encoding ABC transporter ATP-binding protein, with amino-acid sequence MNDFVIETKQLTKIYGNQTVVDKVNLHVKKGRIYGLLGRNGAGKTTIMKMILGLTSITYGEVDVFGENIKGREKQVYPRIGAIIETPGFYPNLTGTENLEIFAKLRGTAAPNSVKRALEIVGLPYKNKKLFSKYSLGMKQRLGIANAILHDPELLVLDEPTNGLDPIGIAEMRKFIRDLSVEHGKTILISSHILSEISLLADDIGIIDHGVLLEESSMSELEKKNSKYILLQVSDIPKTSLILERQFNTKDYSVQDDYTLHLYNTNLDMGEINKALVMQNVIVISSQLCNDTLEDYFKKITGGEGIA
- a CDS encoding sensor histidine kinase, which gives rise to MNTSVYLLLILVLSLIIIAYLVSVLLRVRIQLTLIKDALEDIKNGNLNRRILTDENDITKQICYDINEIAINSQFQLIQQKQSEQAYKQLMTSLSHDVKTPLASLVGYLEAVESKIVVGEEKDEYIHVASNKAHYLKNFVENLFEWVKLDSKEQVFHFDIFDLNELSRNIISDWIPVLESSHFEYEFDIPEIEYFLRIDANAYTRIINNLLQNIITHSSGNKMTLRIFENKEQAQIIITDNGKGISSDNLPHIFERLYQCDHSRASKGNGLGLAIAKELINAHKGNITANSTPGMGTEFTILLPKAL
- a CDS encoding ABC transporter permease, with product MLKLIQTEFLKLRRRKLIWLMLLSALIMPFFALLYFNYFGKTGVEPTKFYKWSAFGYTLWIILPVVLGIFCTMLIHEENQYDMLKQLWIVPISKMGYFFSKFFVVLIYSICFMLITAVASVLFSVLSGYVVFSWASILYLLKKCLEIGVITAFVMLPILAIATSQKGYILPICITLVYAFSGFVIMTINMYLHPLSSMGVIIMRNKDIPGLIFSQEINVPLAFLCICIWSIVSVLFANIALGRRK
- a CDS encoding AAA family ATPase, producing the protein MDIIDNLRVQGVDEKLIEDVLYFRNYYGLEKDLEYRVTKSKTYFYGKDILSMCIAAILEEENILLSGPKATGKNLLADNLGEIFNRPQWNTSFHINTDSSTLIGTDTFIDNEVKLRRGSVYECAINGGFGVFDEINMAKNDAIVVVHSALDYRRIIDVPGYERVNLHPATRFIGTMNYEYAGTKELNEALVSRFMVIDIPPIEEDKLMMILKNEFSDADEEKLIHFAGIFLDLQLKSQNGEISSKAIDLRGLMASLKTIRRGLKPTLAINMGLTGKTFDVYEKEMVGDVIKTRIPNKWESIDVFPISHI
- a CDS encoding energy-coupling factor ABC transporter substrate-binding protein gives rise to the protein MSAKTKTKTNILLLLLVVALIIFPLLVNSGAEYGGADGQAESEITKINPNYKPWFSSPYEPPSGEIESLLFSAQAALGAGVIGYILGLQKGKRS
- a CDS encoding energy-coupling factor ABC transporter permease, which translates into the protein MKQNIKLGVIAALMLIILTPVTSNAMHIMEGYLPVKWSIAWGVIFIPFFLFGLKSIGKIVKQDPKKKVLLALCGAFVFVLSALKIPSVTGSCSHPTGVGLGAIMFGPSVMFVLGTIVLIFQALLLAHGGITTLGANAFSMAIIGPIVSFLIFKALKKKDGNNAIPVFLAAAIGDLATYTITSIQLALAFPDPSGGVMASAIKFLGIFFMTQIPIAIAEGILTVIVYNLITENGEKSILENNDKGVKANEC
- a CDS encoding response regulator transcription factor, with amino-acid sequence MNSVLIIDDDKELCALMKKCVEQENLSAITAHCGAEGLHLVDKNRHTLSLVILDIMMPDIDGFQVLKKIRETSNIPVIMLTAKNDEDDKVSGLRLGADDYLTKPFSINELMARVNSLIRRYTMLNPAFITDTDCIIINGMIIDKTNRIVSVNNIPVQLTSKEFDLLAFLASNKGRVFTKKQIYTQVWEEEYAFDDSNIMSFISKLRKKIEPDPNHPFYILTVRGVGYRFNKEA
- the cbiQ gene encoding cobalt ECF transporter T component CbiQ; this encodes MLIIDKYAYTNRLSKVNPNKKVAIGVIFLIASMVIQNIFILSGIMILMSILVVCVAGIDLKNYLKLLRIPMYFLFLSIGITLVNISFNKADLLYSFEFFSFNVGISKASIDMSIHVLFRAMSCLTCVYFCILTTPFNQLIFFFKKLHLPDTFVELSMLIYRFIFIFLEEFSEIYKSQELRFGYINLKTSYKSLGILGSMLYKRLMTRYDDMCISLDIKLYDGKFHIVGDNDV